GAAAGTATTTGATATACATAAAATACAATAGTTCTCTTTATATTTTTTATTGACAAGTACAATCGGCCTTAGATCCCAAACAAACTTTAAATAATTTTCTATTTACCAATCGTTTTTTATATTTGAAAAAACCTTAATCACATGACTAAAGAACTAGCATTAATTTTAATATATACCGGTTTTCTGTTGTTTGGCGTTTCCTGTAGGTTTCAGGACAAAAAGATTGAGCCAATTCTTGAAAGAGCCGAAGCCTTGTTAGAAACTCACCCCGACAGTGTACTGGTAATACTTGAAGAAGTCAATAATCCTGAGTCGTTGTCGAAATCATTGTATTACGATTACTTTCTTGTGCAACTACAGGCAAAATATAAAAGTGACAAAGATATTACCGCCGATACCTTAATTTTTACAATTCGAGATTATTATCAAGATAGGGATAAACCAGAAGAAACAGCTTTGGCAACATTTTATAGTGGCAGGGTTTATCAGGAACAGAATAAACTTGAAGAAGCATTACAACAATATCTAGACACCGAACAGCTTTTAAAACAAAGTCAAGATCTTAATTTAAAAGGTTTGTGCCAAAGTGCTATTGGCAACATTTACTATCAGCAGCTTCTTGATGATAAAGCAATAGGGCATTATAAAACTGCAATGGAATACTTTCATCAAGCAGATAATTATAGGAACCAGATTATATGTATTAGGTTTACAGGCAACTGTTTCCTTATTACAGGAAAAACTGATAGTGCTTTTCTATATTATGAAAAAGGCTTGTACCTGGCTGATAAATATGGTATTGAAAGCCAACAGATAGAAGTTCGACAGAGCTTAGGGGTTGCTTATAGGGAAATTGAAAAATGGAAACAGTCTCAAACATTTTTTGAAGAAGCATTGGCTTTTTCAAAAGACTCACTTAATAAAGCAAGGTTATCTGCAAATCTCGCCAAACTTTTTGTATTACAGGATAAAAATGAATTGGCAATTTTTCATTTACAAGAAGCTATAAACTATATGCCTACCGAGCAAAATAACCATCTTGCCGCTAATATTTACAATACTTGGACTTCCATTGAAGAAAATCAAGGCAACTATCGTAATGCACTTGACAAAAATAGACTTTACAATAAATACCTTGCTGAAATTATCTACGACAACAAAAACACCACGATATTGGAGCTTGAAGAAAAATATAACTTCCAGCTTATTGAAAACCGGAACAAACAGTTATTGATTGAGCGACAAAGGATTTTATTAATTTTCCTATTAGCAATTTTAGTTCTTGGATTACTTATTTTTCGTTTATTAAAACGCTCCCAAAAAAACAAAAAGCAATTAGAAGAAACAGAAAAAAAAGTACGGCAACTAAATAAATTAGCAAAAAGCTTTGATGATAAAGAAGAATCGTTCCGCAACGTTTTAATTCAGCATTTTGGAATAATAAAAAAAGCCGCTTTACTGGAGGGCTACTTAAAAGAAGATGAACGAAAAAAAGGACAATCTTTGTTACGAAAATTTAACGAGGTAGTTTATGGTCAGAAAAAACTAAACTGGAATGTACTGTATAAAACACTTAACAAATTAAACAATGGATTCTTTGACGAGTTCAAAAATCAATTTCCACAGCTTGATGAATCCGAATTTCGTATTTGTTGTTTAATGTATGTCGATTTTAATAACACCGAAATTGCAATATTATTAAACTACAGCATTAATACAGTACAAGCAAAAAGAACTTTGATAAGAAAAAAGTTAGGTATAAAAACCTATGGTAATATTTGTGATTTTATGAGTTCTGCGACAAAAAACTAGTCCCATTTTCTCCTCTTTTTAACAATAAATTGGGTAAAAAGCTGTATGGAAATACATATTTTTTTATTGCATTTTGTTGATAATGTGGTTTTTGTGATTTTAAATAGCTTGTAAGAAGTTATATGTAGCAGAAATTTCCTTGTCCTGAAATTTTTGTCCATATACATTTGTGCCAAACAATTTACAACCTAAGAAATCATGAAAAATTTATTCAAAATTTGTCTCTTATTATCTGTTATAATTCCACTGGTAAGTCATTCTTCAAATGTAACTCTCCCGGAAAATGATGCTGAAAAAAGAATTGAACTAAAAGGTTATTTGGAAGGTAGCTCAACTACAAAATCCGTTTTTCAAACACCTGTTGAAGCAACAATTAGTTCAAACAGTTTAAATGTTGATTTTTTATCGACACTTGGGGATATTAATGTTGAAGTTATTTCTGTATCAGAAGGTTTAGTTTATACAAACACTGTAAATACGCAAACACGACAGAGCCTGTCAATTAATGTTTCCGGTTGGGATTATGGTATGTACGAAATCCGTTTTACAGACTCCAACGGGAATTATTTGTACGGTACTTTTGAAATAGCTTTGTAGCTATAAACAAACACCTCAAATCGAATTATCTAAAAAAGTAACCCGGCATTTCAGGTGCCGGGTTGAATTTATTTTATAAACCCGGAGTAAGAAATACTAGCTCCTTTCTCCATAAAACTTAACAAAGAAATGAAAAATTACTACTGTTTGCTATGATTATAGCAGCTTTAGGCATTTTTAATGCCTGTGAGAAAAGTGATGAACTGATCGATCAAAGTATCGATGAACAGTTGCTTGATGTAACTAAACCTGATGTTTATTCTGAAAATGGATATCTGGCATTTAAGAATATTGAGGCTGTTGATAGTATTATTAAAATGCTATCAAGAATGACAACTCTGGAAATTGAAACTTGGGAAAAATCAATGAATATTAATACTGCAAGAAGCGAATTTGAACAACTTTTTTCAGAATACGAGGATCTAAGTTCGTATGAAGAATTCCTTTCTTTTAAAAGTAGAAATTTTGAGAAGCTCAAATTTAATGATTCAGACCCGGAAGATAATTCAATAAATTATCCATATGCTACAATCCACTTTTTACCTGTGCTCAACAATAAAGGTTTGGTTAAAATTGGACCTTCTCTAATAAAATACACAAAGGAGAACCAAATTCTTGTTAAGAATGGTGATATTGATGCGCTTAGCAATCTCCAAGAGAATATTGAGAACAATAATGTGATTATCTCGACAACTTTAAAGTCAGTGTCTGTGGACTGGAACAATATGGTAGTCCATGATTTCCCAGAAGATGACCCATTAGGAAGAAATGAGCGCTGGCATATGGTAGATGGAGTGAGTAAAAGGAGGATGATCAATGAATTAATTTTTGAGAACTGGCGAAATTATTTAGGAGATACTGGTTCCAATAGTCTTTGGAATCTTGGATTCTACGTATATTTTCAACAACGTTGCCATAAAAAGACATGGACAGGATGGAATAGTTATACCACCAAGTACTATTTCGATGATTTAAAGCTTAAAGTAGGTAGTGATCCAACGGTTAAATTTGATCCATATACGTATATAACAAGTCCTGACCGAAAAACTGGCAGAGTGCAATTAGCTAGATATCAAACCTCAATGCCTTATATTTTATATCAAACGCCTTCCTTTTTAAGCAGACCAAATTTGAGTATTTCAATAATGACTTCTTGCCAGGGGTTTGATATTAGTAGGGCATATTATATCGATTATATAGAACATTCCGGATTCTCATCAGATCCTGGTAATCTTTGGCCATCAACAAGTACACCAACATACGAGTAACAATTAAACATAGAACGGGCAGGAGTTTTCCTGCCCTATTTCTCTTCCGCCAAGAAAAATATTTTTCTTCCGATTAACTGATAATTTAGTTTTAATTTAGTTTAACATTGTTTTGAGAAATTTAGATAAACAATGCACTATGTTAGTAATCCAGAACAAAACCAATGGCTCAGCAACCTTTAGCTATGTACAGAAAACAATTTATCTTAATATGCCTTCTTTCCGCGTTGGTATTTTTTATTTCCTGTGAAAAAGAAGTTCTCATCGAAACAGGTCACCCAGAAAAACTGTGTTTAAACTGTATTCTAAATCCAGACTCACTGGTTACAGCAAGCCTTACATTGTCTAGGGATGTCGAAAACAGTAGCAACTTCAATACTGTTGATAATGCAACCCTGGAACTTTATACTGATAACGGATTTCACGACACTCTAGTTTCATTGGGTAGCGGCAGGTATCAGTTAAACCACCAACCCCTTGAAGGGGTAAGTTACAATATGGTTGTTAATCATAATGGGCGCAATAAAATCCGTGCAACTACCACTGTTCCCGGTCGTGCTTCCGTTAGTTGGATAACCGATACTACACATATTTCTTCACCAGCTTCCGGGAGTAGAGTTTTCGTCCGAGTTGATATGTCGGTACACGACAACCCCAACGAAACAAATTACTACTGGATGAAAAGCATTGAAACCAATGCCGTTTTTATCGACGACTTTAACCGGGATATTGATACTGAATCCAAGTACGGGTATGTTTATTACTCTTATATTCGTTTTTCCGATATAGGTTATAACGGACAAGATATGGATTTAACATTCGAAAGAAGGTCAGGAATAAAATGGTATCTGTGGTCGTGCGACACACACTATGACCAATATTTAAAATCAACATACAAAGCCCGGCTTAATGCCGAAAAAGACCTCCCGTTTCGCGAACCGGTTCAGATTTACAGCAACATTGAAAATGGCTATGGAATTTTCGGAGCGGTTGCCGCAACACAAATAAAGTTTTAACATGCAAAAATTTATCTTTTCTATTTTGATTTTGTTCCCTTTTGTTGTAGTAGCGCAGGAGAGATTTACGATTAGCGGCTATATCGAAGATAATATGTCAGGAGAGCGTTTAATCGGTGCAAATGTGTTGGTAGGTAAAGCTCGTGGTGTTGCATCAAACCAATACGGGTTCTACAGTTTAACGCTACCTGCAGGAAACTATAGTTTATCATGCCGGTATATTGGCTATAAACCTGCTATTAAGGATATTAATTTATCCTCAGATACAGTAATTAACATTAGTTTATCGCTTGGACTGGAACTGAACGAGGTGCAGGTTACAGCCAGCAAACCCGGTGGGAACAATGCAGTTTCGTCCTTAAGTCATTTCACCCCCGGTATGGAAACAATAAACAGGATGCCGGCAATACTTGGCGAACAAGATTTATTAAAATCCATTCAGTTTTTACCGGGAATTAAAGGAGGTGCCGAAAATACAACCGGTTATAGCGTCCGGGGAGGGAGTGCTGATCAAAACCTAATTCTTTTAGATGGAGTGCCTGTTTATAATGTAAATCATCTATTTGGTTTTTTATCTGTATTTAACAGTGATGCCATAAAGAATGTGTCCTTATACAAAGGAGGAATCCCAGCCCGGTACGGTGGTAGACTTTCATCAGTTTTGGATATTAATATGAAAGAAGGGAACATGCAACAGCAACACGGCGTGTTGTCAATCAGCCCCATTTCTGCACGCATCACCTATGAATCTCCTATCGCACAAGACAAAGCCGCTTATATAGTTTCATACAGAAGAACAATGCTCGACGTGCCTATGGTGTTGTATCAAAAGTTAATTGGTCTTGAAAATACTGCCGGATTCAAATTTTATGATCTCAATGCAAAAGCCAATTGGCTTATTAATCCCCGGAACAGGATCTATTTAAGCGTATATTCAGGCCGTGATAAGCAATTTAGCAAAGACAATCAGGATGGTATAAACAATAAATATTACTATAAATGGGGTAACCTGACCTCAGTGCTTCGGTGGAACAATCAACTCTCTCAAAAACTTTTCTTTAATACTTCTGTCTATTATAGTCAATACGATTTAACAAATTTGATTGAATCAGAATCAGAAGAACGCTATGCCAAATACAATGCAAATTCGTCATTGAACGATTTAAGCTTAACAACAGATGTCGATTGGTTTCTCTCGACAACATACACACTGAGATTCGGAGGTAAGGCAACTCTAATGCATTTTGCCCCAAATATTGTTCAAACTATCGACGATGAATATGAAACCAATCGGAACCAGGAAGATAAAAATACAGCCAAAAACCTGGAATTTTATGGTGAAAACGAATTAACTATCAATAAGATTAAAGCTAATATTGGATTAAGAGCTGTACTTTATGATACAGGAAAAAAGAACTATATGTCTGTTGAACCAAGGCTCGCATTTAAATATAATGCGGATAACGGTTTTTCCGGAAACGTTGCTTTTACTAAAATGTCACAGTTTATTCATCTGTTGTCTAATTCTTCTCTCGGTCTGCCCACCGATTTATGGGTTGGCTCAACCGATGAGGTTGCCCCTCAAAAAAGCTGGCAATTCTCGGCAGGTATCGAGAAACGCTTCATAGATTATTCATTTGGAGTAGAAGCCTACTACAAAGAAATGAAAGATGTAATCCGATTCGAAGAAGGAGCCGTATTTTTAAGTTCGCAGAATAAAAACTGGATTGAAAGCATCAATATTGGACAAGGTAAAGCCTACGGTGCCGAGTTTATGGTGAAAAAAGAGAAGGGGCTATTAACCGGAATGCTTTCATATACTCTGGCCTGGTCTGAACGACAATTTGATGAAGTAAACGAAGGAGCCTGGTTCCCCTATAAATACGACAGAAGACACGATATATCTCTGGTTGGAGAATATCAGTTCTTTAAATCGGACTGGCAAGAAAAAACATTCTCCTTTGGATTTACTCTCCAGTCAGGAAATAATTTAAGCATCCCTGATGTAGAGTATCAGGGCTTGCCCATGCCGGGTATGGAAGACTATTTGGGAGGAGTACCAGAGTGGTCCACAACAAGACAAACATATGATAATCCTAATAACTTTAGGATGCCATTATTTCATCATCTCGATATAGGTTATAATACCAAAAGATTAATAAGCAATGGCAAGACTCACACCTGGACATTTTCTATTTATAATGTTTATAACCGGATGAATCCCTATTACTTTTATAAAGATACCCATGGAAAAGTAAAGCAGGTGTCCATATTTCCAATAGTACCATCAGTTGGCTATAAATTCACATTCTGATATTTAGAATAATAAATACTCCATTTTAAACAATGAAACAGATTACAATTATTTTGTGCCTGCTATTTGCAGGCTATCTCTCCTTTTCGCAAGAAAATACAGAATTTGGAATAACGGCCGAAGGATCGTGGTTTATGCCTCACCGAGAATCGGAATATCGCGGATTGGAAACCAAAAATGGGTTTGGGACCGGTATAGGCATTTATGCCTCAAGAGATATTTTCTGGAGGGTTTCTGCCGACATTGGTATTGCTTACCGTTACAAACAAATGCAGCAGCATTATTCGGTATATACAGGTTCTGATAATGCTGATGGATATCCTATTAATGCTGAAGGTTGGGACAAACTCCCTATGCACTATGTAGTTGTTCCTATTCATTTAAAAGTGTTATTAAGTAAAATATTTTTTGTTAAAGGAGGAATAGAATCCACCTGGATAACTAATTACGATGCGGTAAACGAAAAGCCAGAATTTAATTGGGTAATTGGCTTCGGGAGCCAGAAACATAAGTTGAAATGGTCGGTTAATTACATCAGAGGATTTAAAGAACAAGGGTTTCTACATAAAAACATGGAGCCTGAAGGATATTACAAAGGTTCAATAAACAGGAACAACATGCTGCAACTACAGCTTTCATATCCGCTAGGGCAATTAAAGTTTTGATGAAGGGGCTGCAGCTTACGAATTATCTTGAAGTTTGTGTAAGGATTTCCTATTTTTCGATCACTTTAACATAGATTTATGCCTGTTAACAAACATTGTATTGCAAAATATATTTAGGTTTTATTTTTTGCACTTGGTACCAAATAGTGATGCTAAAAAAGTAAATAAAGTACCATTGTAATTTGTGTTTTTGTTGAATACGTGCCTTTTACCATTTTTTAAAATGACCAAACAAAAATTAGCCTTTTTACTATTGTTTTTAATTACCCTTGTTCAGGTTTCAGCGCAAAACAATATAACTATTTCTGGTTTTATCCGCGACTCTGTTTCAGTTGAAAACCTATATCATGCCACCATTTACGAAACCAGCAATAAACGAGGAACCATAAGTAATGCCTACGGTTTTTATTCTTTAAGTATCCCCGCTGGCCAGGTGCAGTTGCGTGTTTCGTTTGTTGGTTATGAGGAACAAAGACTTTCCTTTTATGCACAAACAGACACTACAATCAACTTTCAGTTAACTACAAAGAATGATTTACAAGAAGTAGTTGTAAAAGCGCAATCGTTAAAACAAAAACCAACTTTTTCCGGGCACGAACAAATCAATATGCAAACGGTTAAGGCGCTGCCTGCCTTTGCCGGAGAACAAGACGTGCTTAAAAGTCTGACTGTTTTACCGGGAGTTCAACAGGGCTATGAAGGAAGTGCCGGGGTATTTGTGCGCGGCGGCAGTCCCGATCAAAACCTGATTCTGCTTGATGGAGTGCCCGTTTATAATGCTACCCATTTATTTGGTTTTGTTTCGGTATTTACGCCCGAAGCACTGCAAAGTGTAGATTTTTACAAAGGTGGATTTCCCGCTCGTTACGGCGGCCGTTTGTCGTCGGTTATTGATGTGCGTATGAAAGAAGGAAATAAAAACCATCCTGAAACCGATCTCACTATTGGTCCGATAACTTCAAAATTTACGCATCAGGGCCCTATAAAACAAGGTAAATCGTCGTATTTAATTTCGGCCCGCCGAACACTGCTCGATTTGTTTGTTACCGGTATTGCTAAAATAAGTCAGGCTTCAAACAACGAGGTTGTTGTGCCCGGATTAAACCTTTACGATCTGAATGCAAAATTTAATTTCGAACTCAACCCTAAAAACCGTTTATATGTAAGCTTTTATGGAGGCGGTGACCGTTTGTCATCTAATTTTAAAGACAATTATTCATTCGATGAGAGCGAAACCAAACAAAGCACCAAAGTAAAACTGAAATGGGGAAACCAAATTGGCGCGCTACGATGGACGAGCCAGTTGGGCAACCGACTCTATTTGAATACAAGCCTTTCCAGCGGTTCATTCCGCTATAACATTCACAATAAGTACACTCAATCCGTTAAAAATCAGGACGGGGAAGAAGAGATTTGGTCGGATATTGAGTACAAAACCCGGGTAAACAATAACAAACTACAATTTCTATTCGATTGGTATTTGCCTAAAAATAAAATTCAGTTTGGTACAAGCGCAGAGTTAAATAGCTATCTGCCCGGCGAACAGGAAATTGAGCGTCACGACGGGCAAAATACCCAAAGAGGCAACGGTGAGGTCAACAATAAAGCACTGGCATTTTTTATGGATGATCAGCTTAATATCGGCGATATATTTACTTTGCAGGGCGGACTTAGGCTCGACTTGTATGATTTGGGAGGGAAACGGCGCAGTTATATAACGCCAAGAGCAAATGCAAAATGGGCAGTAAACAATAATCTAAGCCTCTTTTTCTCGTACGATCAGATGGTTCAACCGCTGCATTTATTAACCAATAGCAGTGTGGGCTTACCGTCGGATATTTGGGTGCCAGCCACCGAAAATGTAAAGCCCGAAACATCGCAACAAATCACCTTTGGAAGCTATTTAAAATTTAACGACAAGTTTTCTTATAAGTTCGACTCGTACTACAAAACCATGAATGGCGTAATAAATTACAAAGCTGGAAACAGCTTTATGGATATTTACGACAATTGGGAAGACCTGGTTGAAACCGGCAGCGGCGAAGCCTGGGGTTTCGAAAACTCATGGAATTACAAAACGTCGCGATTAAATGCGTGGGTAAATTATACTCTTTCGTGGAACGAGCGCAAATTTGAAAGCATCAATGAAGGAAAAGCCTTCCCGTTTAAATTCGACCGTCGTCACGACATTAATTTAGGCTTTGTGTATAATTTAACCGATAATATTGAGTGTTCCGCAGTGTGGACTTATCAAACGGGTATGGCAGCTACTATTCCGGTGCAGGATTTTCAGGCAGCAGGACCGATCGACTATACGATTACCGATTTTATTACCAATATTGATATTGAAGACACCCACCGTATTCAATACTTCGATGAATACAACAGCTATCGGCTACCTGCATTTCATCATTTAGACCTTAGTGTTACGTTTAAGAAACAAATGGGAAGTCTTTACCGCGAATGGAAACTGGGAGTTTATAACGCATACACCCGCCAAAATGCATATATGTACTATCCACAAACATCTCCCACCGGCGAAACGAAGTATAAACAAGTATGTATTTTCCCAATAATTCCTTCAATCAGTTACCATATAAAATTTTAAAGCACAACGAATTATGAAGAGGTTTATTTTGAAATATTTACTCGTGTCATTTTCGGTGTATTTGATATTACCGGCTTGTGTTAAAGACATGGAAATTGATGTGCCAGAAACCAGCAGAGAAGTTGTCGTTACCTGTTTGTTTAATCCTCAGGACAAATGGGAACTTACACTTTCGGAAACCAAAAATATACAGGAAAACGAGGACATTTATATTGAAGATGCAAACGTGGAAATTATCGCAGAAACCGGAGAAATTATTGCACTTGATTATACAGGTGAATATGGGGTATATAAAAGTGGTAGCTACCCAGAGATGGGAAAAAGTTATACCCTAAACGTCAATATCCCGGGATATAACGAAATAACTGCAAAGAGTATGGTTCCCGATTTTGTTGAAGTCACTGTTCCTGATTTTGAAATAAAATGGGTAAAATACCTCTACCCCAATAATCTTATGGATTATGATGTTTTCCCGTTGCAGGTAAACTTTGGAGAAACAGTACAAGATGCACGGTTTCTGTTCCGGTCCTACTATTTTGATCCGAACGAAGGATATAAAAGATTCATGCTTACTATGGAGTCTTTGGAAAAACTAAAAAAGGCAGGTTTACCGGAAGAAGCATACAGAGAAATAGCCAAGCTGGTAGATCAATGGCTTGTAAATCAGTGGACTTTTGATCATATCCTTTATGATTTTGTTGAGGATTTTGATTTAAAAAATAGGTTATCTCATCTACTTTCTCAAGAATTAGAACAGAAGACGGTCTCAACACGTGAATACGAAGCTTTTGGGAAATCAGTATGTTTTGGAAATGACTATTGGTTGAATAATGTTTCATACGATGTGATGACTACAATGGGAGAGGCAGAAAATGTTACCCATGCAAAATTACTATACGCTAATGCCAATCTTAAATATTCTATGGAGCATAACTATAGCCTCGATGAAGAATTTTGGTTAGAGGCCATACAAGCAAGTAAAGATTATATTGACTATTACCGTACCTATATTTTGCAGGTAAGCCAGCGCATAAATCCGTATTCAGAACCGGTAATGGTACATTCGAACATTAAAAACGCAACAGGGATTTTTGCGGGGTATAACCGCCAGATGATATATTTATTTACCTATTAATAAATATATAACAGGTATAAGTATTTAATAATCTGCCTGATATTGTCGAGTTCTTTTCTTAATTTATACGCCCAACATGGGCAGCAGAAACAAACTGTATTAAAGAACCAGCTAAGATTAAATTTTTTAAATCCCGGGATAGATTTCGAATATAAAATATCCGAATTATGGGCGGTTTCGTTAAATGCCGGACTTTCATACGGTGGATCGTTTAAAAATCTCAGTTATAACAATGATAATGGCTTACAGTATATGATAAGTCCTTTTGCAGATTGGCAAGGAAAATATATTTATAATCTAGAGAAGCGTATTCAAAAAGGAAGAATACTGCTTTTAACAGTGCTAATTTTCTATCATTAAGATTTCTCTACCGAGGTAAGAGTTTGTCGAAAAACTTTGAACGAACATCAAATTTGGATTTTTCGATTGGCCCTACATGGGGTATACAACGTTCTTGGAGAAGGGGCCATTATTTGTTTGATGTTGGGCCTGTATATTATTTTGACAATAAGGGGAATAGCGGTATTTTGCCTGTAATGATTCAATTAAATGTGGGATATAATTTATTACATTGAAAAAACATTTGGCAAAGCCAAATATCTAATTGTGGCTCTTGTGTTTTTGCAGGTTTCTGCAAAAGCACAAGAGCCTGCAAATGAGAATGGGATTTTATTGAACGCATGGACCAGTTCAACCAAAAACAACAATCATTTCAGTGCAATAGAATTGGCACATGAATGGAAATCCTGGACTTATTTGGGTTTTGAATTGGGCGCAGGTTTGGGGTGGTTGGCTTGTTACGATCTACAAAAAAGCTGGGTTAATCCTGTGGGCTGCGAAAAACTATATTTACGAGAAATAAGTGGTGGTAATGAATTTATCCGCGGTAAACTAACAGCCTATCTACCTCTTTGGAGAGATGATGATATGCATCCTCGTTTGGTTCTGTTTGTTTCCGGGCTGGGAGGTTTTACCTCTGCCCTTAATATTGAAGGCCATTTGGAATATTTTGAAACAGGAGAGAAAATAGAAACAAGTTCACAAAGTGGTGCGCATTGGTTCAGTGGTTTTGAAATGGGATTGAAAGGTTCTTTTTCCAGGCATTTTGCCATGAAGCTATATTTAGGAAATAACAACATTCAATTTAGTGAGACGATTAAAGAAATGAATACAATGATCAACAATTTCCCAATTAGGTTTGATGAATATGTCTCAAGTGCATATGTTGGAATTAGCCTTGTTTATACATACTCTAAATAGTTGCAGTGATTGATAACTGCCATAAAATCCGAGTTATGTACTAGTGAAAACCAATTGCGTATTATACCGGTGCCTTCAGATAAAGATAAACCAAATTTTGAATAATCAGCCAAATCATTATTCCAGCAAGCACCCATAAAAAC
Above is a genomic segment from uncultured Draconibacterium sp. containing:
- a CDS encoding DUF3244 domain-containing protein — translated: MKNLFKICLLLSVIIPLVSHSSNVTLPENDAEKRIELKGYLEGSSTTKSVFQTPVEATISSNSLNVDFLSTLGDINVEVISVSEGLVYTNTVNTQTRQSLSINVSGWDYGMYEIRFTDSNGNYLYGTFEIAL
- a CDS encoding TonB-dependent receptor; the encoded protein is MQKFIFSILILFPFVVVAQERFTISGYIEDNMSGERLIGANVLVGKARGVASNQYGFYSLTLPAGNYSLSCRYIGYKPAIKDINLSSDTVINISLSLGLELNEVQVTASKPGGNNAVSSLSHFTPGMETINRMPAILGEQDLLKSIQFLPGIKGGAENTTGYSVRGGSADQNLILLDGVPVYNVNHLFGFLSVFNSDAIKNVSLYKGGIPARYGGRLSSVLDINMKEGNMQQQHGVLSISPISARITYESPIAQDKAAYIVSYRRTMLDVPMVLYQKLIGLENTAGFKFYDLNAKANWLINPRNRIYLSVYSGRDKQFSKDNQDGINNKYYYKWGNLTSVLRWNNQLSQKLFFNTSVYYSQYDLTNLIESESEERYAKYNANSSLNDLSLTTDVDWFLSTTYTLRFGGKATLMHFAPNIVQTIDDEYETNRNQEDKNTAKNLEFYGENELTINKIKANIGLRAVLYDTGKKNYMSVEPRLAFKYNADNGFSGNVAFTKMSQFIHLLSNSSLGLPTDLWVGSTDEVAPQKSWQFSAGIEKRFIDYSFGVEAYYKEMKDVIRFEEGAVFLSSQNKNWIESINIGQGKAYGAEFMVKKEKGLLTGMLSYTLAWSERQFDEVNEGAWFPYKYDRRHDISLVGEYQFFKSDWQEKTFSFGFTLQSGNNLSIPDVEYQGLPMPGMEDYLGGVPEWSTTRQTYDNPNNFRMPLFHHLDIGYNTKRLISNGKTHTWTFSIYNVYNRMNPYYFYKDTHGKVKQVSIFPIVPSVGYKFTF
- a CDS encoding DUF4249 domain-containing protein encodes the protein MYRKQFILICLLSALVFFISCEKEVLIETGHPEKLCLNCILNPDSLVTASLTLSRDVENSSNFNTVDNATLELYTDNGFHDTLVSLGSGRYQLNHQPLEGVSYNMVVNHNGRNKIRATTTVPGRASVSWITDTTHISSPASGSRVFVRVDMSVHDNPNETNYYWMKSIETNAVFIDDFNRDIDTESKYGYVYYSYIRFSDIGYNGQDMDLTFERRSGIKWYLWSCDTHYDQYLKSTYKARLNAEKDLPFREPVQIYSNIENGYGIFGAVAATQIKF
- a CDS encoding DUF4249 family protein; its protein translation is MKRFILKYLLVSFSVYLILPACVKDMEIDVPETSREVVVTCLFNPQDKWELTLSETKNIQENEDIYIEDANVEIIAETGEIIALDYTGEYGVYKSGSYPEMGKSYTLNVNIPGYNEITAKSMVPDFVEVTVPDFEIKWVKYLYPNNLMDYDVFPLQVNFGETVQDARFLFRSYYFDPNEGYKRFMLTMESLEKLKKAGLPEEAYREIAKLVDQWLVNQWTFDHILYDFVEDFDLKNRLSHLLSQELEQKTVSTREYEAFGKSVCFGNDYWLNNVSYDVMTTMGEAENVTHAKLLYANANLKYSMEHNYSLDEEFWLEAIQASKDYIDYYRTYILQVSQRINPYSEPVMVHSNIKNATGIFAGYNRQMIYLFTY
- a CDS encoding TonB-dependent receptor; its protein translation is MTKQKLAFLLLFLITLVQVSAQNNITISGFIRDSVSVENLYHATIYETSNKRGTISNAYGFYSLSIPAGQVQLRVSFVGYEEQRLSFYAQTDTTINFQLTTKNDLQEVVVKAQSLKQKPTFSGHEQINMQTVKALPAFAGEQDVLKSLTVLPGVQQGYEGSAGVFVRGGSPDQNLILLDGVPVYNATHLFGFVSVFTPEALQSVDFYKGGFPARYGGRLSSVIDVRMKEGNKNHPETDLTIGPITSKFTHQGPIKQGKSSYLISARRTLLDLFVTGIAKISQASNNEVVVPGLNLYDLNAKFNFELNPKNRLYVSFYGGGDRLSSNFKDNYSFDESETKQSTKVKLKWGNQIGALRWTSQLGNRLYLNTSLSSGSFRYNIHNKYTQSVKNQDGEEEIWSDIEYKTRVNNNKLQFLFDWYLPKNKIQFGTSAELNSYLPGEQEIERHDGQNTQRGNGEVNNKALAFFMDDQLNIGDIFTLQGGLRLDLYDLGGKRRSYITPRANAKWAVNNNLSLFFSYDQMVQPLHLLTNSSVGLPSDIWVPATENVKPETSQQITFGSYLKFNDKFSYKFDSYYKTMNGVINYKAGNSFMDIYDNWEDLVETGSGEAWGFENSWNYKTSRLNAWVNYTLSWNERKFESINEGKAFPFKFDRRHDINLGFVYNLTDNIECSAVWTYQTGMAATIPVQDFQAAGPIDYTITDFITNIDIEDTHRIQYFDEYNSYRLPAFHHLDLSVTFKKQMGSLYREWKLGVYNAYTRQNAYMYYPQTSPTGETKYKQVCIFPIIPSISYHIKF